From one Leishmania infantum JPCM5 genome chromosome 29 genomic stretch:
- a CDS encoding putative paraflagellar rod protein 1D — translation MMAPEDATGLEAARKQKIHNLKLKTACLENEELVQELHISDWSETQRQKLRGAHEKGEELLASVEVGTKWNLMEAYDLAKLMRVCGLEMSQRELYRPEDKPQFMDIIGVKKVLQDLRQNRNKTRVVSFTQLIDNSIAKMEKVEEELRRSQLDATQLAQVPTRTVKMMEDIMNATQIQNALASTDDQMQTQLAQLEKTNEIQNVAMHDGEMQVAEEQMWTKVQLQERLIELLKDKFGLIGKCEEENAQFKEIYEVQKQANQETSQMKDAKRRLRQRCETDLKHIQDAIQKADLEDAEAVKRYAGNKERSERAIKENEEMQEEAWNKIQDLERQLQNLGTDRFDEVKRRIEEVDREEKRRVENAQFLEIAAQHKKLLELTVYNCDLAMRCTGLVEELVSEGCAGVKARYDKTNQDLAALRLEVHKEHLEYFRMLYLTLGSLIYKKEKRLEEIDRNIRLAHIQLEFCVETFDPNAKKHADMKKELYRLRQGVEEELAMLKEKQAAALDDFKESEEALDAAGIEFSHPVDENNEEVLTRRSKMVEYKSHLTKQEEVRIAAEREEIKRARLLRSGGESAAAQITSGSMNADYAASAQLEL, via the coding sequence ATGATGGCCCCTGAAGATGCGACCGGACTGGAGGCTGCGCGAAAGCAGAAGATCCACAACCTGAAGCTGAAGACGGCGTGCCTGGAGAATGAGGAGCttgtgcaggagctgcacaTCTCTGACTGGTcggagacgcagcggcagaagctgcgcggcgcgcatgagaagggcgaggagctgcttgcGTCCGTGGAGGTTGGGACGAAGTGGAACCTGATGGAGGCGTACGACCTGGCGAAGctgatgcgcgtgtgcgggctgGAGATGAGCCAGCGGGAGCTGTACCGCCCGGAGGACAAGCCGCAGTTCATGGACATCATTGGCGTGAAGAAGGTGCTACAGGACCTGCGGCAGAACCGGAACAAGACGCGCGTTGTAAGCTTCACGCAGCTGATCGACAACAGCATCGCGAAGATGgagaaggtggaggaggagctgcggcggtcgCAGCTGGACGCGACGCAGCTTGCGCAGGTGCCGACACGGACGGTGAAGATGATGGAGGACATCATGAACGCGACGCAGATCCAGAACGCGCTTGCGTCGACGGACGACCAGATGCAgacgcagctggcgcagctggagaagacgAACGAGATCCAGAATGTTGCGATGCACGACGGCGAGATGCAGGTTGCGGAGGAGCAGATGTGGACgaaggtgcagctgcaggagcggctgatcgagctgctgaaggacAAGTTTGGGCTGATCGGGAagtgcgaggaggagaacgcgCAGTTCAAGGAGATCTACGAGGTGCAGAAGCAGGCGAACCAGGAGACGAGCCAGATGAAGGATGCGAAGCGGCGGctgaggcagcggtgcgagACGGACCTGAAGCACATCCAGGACGCGATCCAGAAGGCGGACCTggaggacgcggaggcggtgaagcGGTACGCCGGGAACAAGgagcgcagcgagcgcgcgatcaaggagaacgaggagatgcaggaggaggcgtggAACAAGATCCAGGAcctggagcggcagctgcagaaccTTGGGACGGACCGTTTCGACGAGGTGAAGCGGCGGATCGAGGAGGTGGACCGCGAGGAAAAGCGGCGCGTGGAGAACGCGCAGTTCCTGGAGatcgccgcgcagcacaagaagctgctggagctgacGGTGTACAACTGTGACCTGGCGATGCGGTGCACTGGGCTtgtggaggagctggtgtCGGAGGGGTGCGCGGGCGTGAAGGCGCGGTACGACAAGACGAACCAGGAccttgccgcgctgcggctggaGGTGCACAAGGAGCACCTGGAGTACTTCCGCATGCTGTACCTGACGCTGGGGTCGCTGATCTAcaagaaggagaagcggctgGAGGAGATCGACCGGAACATCCGCCTTGCGCACATCCAGCTGGAGTTCTGCGTGGAGACGTTCGACCCGAACGCGAAGAAGCACGCAGACATGAAGAAGGAGCTGTACAGGCTGCGGcagggcgtggaggaggagcttgCGATGCTGAAGGAGAAGCAggctgccgcgctggacGACTTCAAGGAatcggaggaggcgctggacgcCGCGGGCATCGAGTTCAGCCACCCGGTGGACGAGAACAACGAGGAGGTGCTGACACGGCGCAGCAAGATGGTGGAGTACAAGTCGCACCTGACgaagcaggaggaggtgaggatcgctgcggagcgcgaggagatcaagcgcgcgcgcctgctgcgcagcggcggcgagagtgctgcggcgcagatCACCAGCGGCTCCATGAACGCCGACTACGCGGCGAGCGCGCAGCTGGAGCTGTGA
- a CDS encoding putative diphthamide synthesis protein, whose product MQALDGVQHDQKQQRETQHKLGLPTNYRFEIDKCIKRIKEKDARRVALQFPEGLLMFAIPIADILEEATGSEMVILGDVTYGACCVDDFSAAALGCDFLIHYGHSCLISIKDCIVANMMYVFVEIDIDVQHFVDTIKALVPADTRVACIGTVQFISSMRAGLRVLQAEHFIHPVVIPQNRPLSTGEVLGCTSPKVNPADVDLVLYVGDGRFHVESFLIAHPDLSALQYDPYKKTLSRETYATAEMRTLRREAVEKAKAAQSFAIVMGTLGRQGHPRVVDRIIALAQRHGKRVTLLLMSEIFPQKMAMLEDVDCYIQVACPRLSIDWGYAFDRPLLSPYEAEVALGNAQWGEEYPMDHYSREGGNWAVYTDKSL is encoded by the coding sequence ATGCAGGCACTCGACGGCGTGCAGCACGatcagaagcagcagcgggagacGCAGCATAAGCTGGGTCTCCCCACCAACTACCGCTTTGAGATTGACAAGTGTATCAAGCGCATCAAGGAAAAAGATGCCCGCCGCGTCGCCTTGCAGTTTCCCGAAGGACTGCTTATGTTTGCCATTCCCATCGCTGACATTCTGGAGGAGGCCACGGGGTCTGAAATGGTCATCCTAGGCGATGTCACGTATGGGGCGTGCTGTGTCGATGATTTCTCGGCAGCGGCCCTCGGGTGCGACTTTCTCATCCACTACGGACACAGCTGCCTCATCTCCATCAAAGACTGCATTGTAGCGAACATGATGTACGTCTTCGTCGAGATCGACATCGATGTACAACACTTTGTTGACACCATCAAGGCTCTCGTGCCCGCAGATACGCGGGTTGCGTGCATCGGCACCGTCCAGTTTATCTCGTCCATGAGAGCcgggctgcgcgtgctgcaagCGGAGCACTTTATCCACCCTGTCGTCATCCCGCAAAACCGGCCGCTGTCAACCGGTGAGGTGCTCGGCTGCACGAGCCCCAAGGTGAACCCGGCGGATGTGGACTTGGTGCTCTACGTGGGCGACGGACGCTTTCACGTGGAGTCCTTCCTCATCGCACACCCTGACCTCAGCGCCCTCCAGTATGACCCATACAAGAAGACGCTGTCGCGAGAGACCTACGCCACGGCCGAGATGCGCACACTCCGCCGGGAGGCGGTTGAGaaggcaaaggcggcgcagagcttTGCGATTGTGATGGGGACGCTAGGCCGTCAGGGACACCCCCGCGTCGTTGACCGCATCATTGCGCtagcgcagcgccacggaaAGCGCGTGACGCTGTTGCTCATGTCCGAGATCTTTCCGCAGAAGATGGCAATGCTCGAGGATGTGGACTGCTACATCCAGGTCGCGTGTCCGCGACTCTCCATCGACTGGGGCTACGCCTTCGACCGCCCGCTGCTGTCTCCGTACGAGGCTGAGGTGGCCTTGGGCAACGCCCAGTGGGGGGAGGAGTATCCGATGGACCACTACTCCCGCGAAGGAGGTAACTGGGCCGTGTACACCGACAAGTCTCTGTAG